From bacterium, one genomic window encodes:
- a CDS encoding malate dehydrogenase (Catalyzes the reversible oxidation of malate to oxaloacetate): MARKKIALIGAGNIGGELAQRAMLKELGDVVLLDIMEGVPQGKALDL, from the coding sequence ATGGCACGTAAAAAAATCGCATTGATCGGCGCCGGCAACATCGGCGGCGAGCTCGCCCAGCGGGCGATGCTGAAAGAGCTGGGCGACGTCGTCCTCCTCGACATCATGGAAGGCGTTCCCCAGGGCAAGGCCCTCGACCT